The following proteins are encoded in a genomic region of Dyadobacter sp. UC 10:
- a CDS encoding RagB/SusD family nutrient uptake outer membrane protein, with product MKSHIKIAILLLLTGMFSCKDNLEESPYSSLSKEVVFKDEDGLNQATIGVYHAYTAPDFGDISNRFSLTETGHRYATAGILGSGADPYYRFGHNATSPAFESVWSRFYKIIFRANVVIANATMAVPGEEEEADPYIAEARVLRAYAYFNLVRLFGGVPLILDEINSLEGEDLIFAPRSTDAEVYEAIIADLTFAETRLPDSRGGAELGRVSAGTVKALLGKVYLTMAGKPLNRTENYQKAVDMFSQLVGPVNEEKYDFELLPDFSEVFSLENERNREIVLSFGYFINSSQPNGSILPFNLFPSGLVNGDEQTNYGLLYSFYQLYEKTDVRRDFTLVPRYVFQGTARANAQPGDSIIYNPTIGNYMIKRTNTSFAHDDFKYGIAYGKLARVPRPAGAAVQGYSTDMIEMRFPDVILSLAEALNETGKTAEALLLVNRIRARAKATAYKTATVADLRAAIRKERRLELTGEFNTVFDIRRWGTLKEEIAAMSEDQIVDNILLPYSERLEIYPIPQSQIDGNPNLVQNQGW from the coding sequence ATGAAAAGTCATATTAAAATAGCAATACTGCTCCTGCTGACAGGAATGTTTTCCTGCAAGGACAATCTGGAAGAATCGCCTTATTCGTCTCTGAGCAAGGAGGTTGTTTTCAAAGATGAAGACGGGCTCAATCAGGCGACCATAGGTGTTTACCATGCCTACACAGCCCCGGATTTCGGTGATATTTCCAATCGCTTTTCGCTCACAGAAACCGGCCACAGATATGCTACTGCCGGCATTTTGGGTTCCGGAGCAGATCCTTATTACCGTTTCGGGCACAATGCTACGTCGCCCGCATTTGAATCGGTATGGAGCCGGTTCTACAAGATTATTTTTAGAGCTAATGTGGTGATCGCCAATGCGACGATGGCGGTGCCGGGCGAAGAGGAAGAGGCAGACCCCTACATTGCTGAGGCGCGCGTGCTCAGGGCTTATGCGTATTTCAATCTGGTCAGACTGTTTGGCGGCGTGCCGTTGATCCTGGATGAGATCAACTCGCTCGAAGGCGAAGACCTGATCTTCGCGCCGCGATCTACTGATGCGGAGGTTTATGAAGCGATCATCGCCGACCTGACATTTGCTGAAACCAGGCTTCCCGATTCCAGGGGAGGAGCTGAGCTGGGCCGCGTTTCGGCCGGGACGGTGAAGGCGCTGTTGGGAAAAGTTTATCTGACAATGGCGGGGAAACCGCTCAACAGGACCGAGAACTATCAGAAGGCAGTGGATATGTTCAGCCAGCTGGTAGGTCCGGTGAACGAGGAGAAATATGATTTTGAGCTCCTGCCTGATTTTTCAGAAGTGTTTTCTCTGGAAAATGAAAGAAACCGTGAGATAGTACTTTCGTTCGGGTACTTTATCAATTCGTCCCAACCGAACGGAAGTATTCTGCCGTTTAATCTCTTTCCTTCCGGGTTGGTCAATGGAGATGAGCAAACGAACTACGGCTTGCTGTACAGTTTCTATCAGCTTTATGAAAAAACGGACGTGAGAAGAGACTTTACACTCGTGCCAAGGTATGTTTTTCAGGGAACCGCGCGGGCAAACGCCCAGCCTGGCGACAGCATTATTTACAATCCTACTATTGGAAACTACATGATCAAACGTACCAATACATCCTTTGCACACGACGATTTCAAATATGGAATTGCCTATGGAAAGCTGGCACGTGTGCCCCGCCCCGCCGGCGCAGCGGTGCAGGGATATAGCACAGATATGATCGAAATGCGTTTTCCGGACGTGATTTTGAGCCTGGCCGAAGCGCTGAACGAAACCGGGAAAACAGCAGAAGCTCTGCTATTGGTAAACCGCATACGGGCGCGTGCAAAAGCCACCGCATACAAGACAGCCACCGTCGCCGACCTGCGCGCGGCAATCCGCAAAGAGCGCCGACTGGAACTGACCGGCGAGTTCAATACTGTTTTTGATATCCGCCGCTGGGGTACATTGAAGGAAGAGATCGCCGCCATGAGCGAAGATCAGATTGTCGACAATATATTGCTGCCTTATTCGGAAAGGCTGGAAATTTACCCGATCCCACAATCTCAGATTGACGGCAACCCGAATTTGGTACAGAACCAGGGTTGGTAA